The following coding sequences lie in one Sulfurimonas hongkongensis genomic window:
- a CDS encoding CCA tRNA nucleotidyltransferase, with translation MIDYPNFLEKIFDKLKEKDAKAIIVGGYIRDTLLNFNSNDIDIEVYNVESFEKLQNILKEFGNLNIVGKSFGVCKLKMQSYDLDFTLPRLDSKVASGHLGFDIKIDKNLDFSEAARRRDFSINAIGFDVHTKTLLDPYNGLEDLKNRTLKMVDAKTFIDDPLRVLRAVGFCSRYNFVMHKELFNLCFKMIKEDALQELPKERIYEEIKKTLLRSTKPSIGFWLLRELDALKYFKNLDLLNKKDWQLIMDALDRFGSNKTTNTKTNEILMLAILCYRFDEVKAKEFITFMTDDKFLLKEVLTLLYSLSKFLELSFAKKISNYDIYKLATLVNIKNLCILGEVLFGVDKTIAAKAKELGVLEKKLKAILMGRDLVLLGLKPSADFSKILDASYEAQMREEFYSKDEALKWLKGYLFNYQ, from the coding sequence ATGATTGATTATCCAAACTTTTTAGAAAAAATCTTTGATAAATTAAAAGAAAAAGATGCAAAAGCCATTATAGTTGGCGGATATATTAGAGATACTCTGCTCAATTTTAACTCAAACGATATAGATATTGAAGTTTATAATGTAGAAAGCTTTGAGAAGTTGCAAAATATCTTAAAAGAGTTTGGAAATTTAAACATAGTTGGAAAGAGTTTTGGAGTTTGTAAGTTAAAGATGCAAAGCTATGATTTAGACTTTACTCTTCCAAGACTTGACTCTAAAGTAGCCTCTGGACACTTGGGCTTTGATATAAAGATAGATAAAAATCTCGACTTTAGTGAAGCTGCAAGAAGAAGAGACTTTAGTATTAACGCTATTGGATTTGATGTTCATACCAAAACTCTACTTGATCCCTATAATGGTCTTGAAGATTTAAAAAACAGAACTCTTAAGATGGTTGATGCGAAAACTTTTATAGATGATCCTCTAAGAGTTTTAAGGGCTGTGGGCTTTTGTTCAAGATATAATTTTGTGATGCACAAAGAGCTATTTAACTTATGTTTTAAGATGATTAAAGAAGATGCACTACAAGAGCTTCCTAAAGAGAGAATTTATGAAGAGATTAAGAAGACTTTACTCAGATCTACTAAACCATCTATTGGCTTTTGGCTCTTAAGAGAGTTAGATGCATTAAAATATTTTAAAAACCTAGATTTGCTAAATAAAAAAGACTGGCAACTTATTATGGATGCACTAGATAGATTTGGATCCAATAAAACAACTAACACTAAAACTAACGAAATTTTAATGTTAGCTATACTTTGTTATAGATTTGATGAAGTTAAAGCTAAAGAGTTTATCACATTTATGACTGATGATAAATTTCTCCTAAAAGAAGTTTTAACTCTTCTTTATTCTCTGTCTAAATTTTTAGAACTATCTTTTGCAAAAAAAATAAGCAACTACGATATTTATAAGCTTGCCACTTTAGTAAATATTAAAAATCTTTGCATTTTAGGTGAAGTTTTATTTGGTGTTGATAAAACTATAGCAGCAAAAGCAAAAGAGTTGGGTGTATTAGAGAAAAAATTAAAAGCTATTTTAATGGGAAGAGATTTAGTCTTACTAGGACTAAAACCATCAGCTGACTTTTCTAAAATATTAGATGCAAGCTATGAAGCTCAAATGAGAGAAGAATTTTATAGTAAAGATGAAGCACTTAAATGGCTAAAAGGATATTTATTTAACTACCAATAA
- the queF gene encoding preQ(1) synthase, which produces MKYGEKIVNEFDIEKDLEIWPNQYKRDYLIKMTLPEFSCLCPRSGYPDYATIYLEYTPDEFVIELKAMKLYINSFRDRHISHENSANEIYEALENKIKPKYMKIVADYNPRGNVHTVIEIDSSKIK; this is translated from the coding sequence ATGAAGTATGGTGAAAAAATTGTAAATGAGTTTGATATAGAAAAAGATTTAGAAATATGGCCAAATCAATATAAAAGAGATTATCTTATAAAAATGACACTTCCAGAATTTTCTTGTTTGTGTCCTAGAAGTGGATATCCAGACTATGCGACTATATATTTAGAATACACTCCAGATGAGTTTGTAATAGAATTAAAAGCTATGAAGCTCTATATAAACTCTTTTAGAGATAGACATATTTCACATGAAAATAGTGCAAATGAGATATATGAAGCACTAGAAAATAAAATAAAACCAAAATATATGAAGATCGTAGCTGATTATAACCCTCGTGGGAATGTTCATACAGTTATAGAAATAGATAGTTCAAAAATTAAATAA
- a CDS encoding bifunctional diguanylate cyclase/phosphodiesterase: protein MLLPEIKEREYRFKLALRMGFPIFSLILLFISHRLIINYETVDTTFYVEILLLFLFSIYFIFYIIYKSFDIKITDPISKTFTREYLFKYLQKDINTYKNYTLILISIDNLDNINNRYSIKNGDKVIREVISWVEEYLKCNDIVNFPMGHIKAGDFVIGLRGLKKDHISLVDMLFLKSDDLMVDNIEVKLSGAITDINFSNEVEYLVDNLFEIKDRKNISKNNKEINPQIQEYFVLNAVKNRLFDIMIQDVYEKQKPVIKECFVKLKTSDGKIIHQKTYIKILDKLGLRLEFDLKILEEIVLRCSKKENSIYAINISPTSIRNPSFIYNAKKFLNKNKKIIFILNELDYYSQINKYNDTLQLLREMGVLIAIDRLGAIHTSFLYLRDLDIDIIRYDSFYKKDRKYIDIIRGFNLMAQKKGLKTWIKMVESNEILEELKELEIDFIQGKYLSEIKNEEKDI, encoded by the coding sequence ATGTTACTTCCAGAGATAAAAGAGAGAGAATATCGTTTTAAGTTAGCACTTAGAATGGGATTTCCTATCTTTTCTCTTATACTTTTATTTATTTCTCATAGACTTATAATTAATTATGAAACAGTAGATACTACATTTTATGTAGAGATACTTTTACTTTTTCTATTTAGTATATATTTTATTTTTTATATTATATATAAAAGTTTTGATATAAAGATAACAGATCCTATATCAAAAACTTTTACAAGAGAATATCTTTTTAAATATTTACAAAAAGATATCAATACATATAAAAATTACACTCTTATTTTAATTAGTATAGATAATTTAGACAATATAAATAATCGATATAGTATTAAAAATGGAGATAAAGTAATAAGAGAAGTAATCTCATGGGTAGAAGAGTATCTAAAATGTAATGATATAGTCAATTTTCCTATGGGACATATAAAAGCCGGCGATTTTGTTATAGGTTTAAGAGGTTTAAAAAAAGATCATATATCTCTAGTAGATATGCTTTTTTTAAAGAGTGATGATCTGATGGTAGATAATATAGAAGTAAAATTAAGTGGTGCTATAACAGATATAAATTTTTCAAACGAGGTAGAATATCTTGTAGATAATCTTTTTGAAATCAAAGATAGAAAAAATATATCTAAAAATAATAAAGAAATAAACCCACAAATACAAGAGTATTTTGTACTAAATGCTGTAAAAAATAGACTTTTTGATATTATGATTCAAGATGTTTATGAAAAACAAAAACCTGTTATAAAAGAGTGTTTTGTAAAGTTAAAAACATCAGATGGAAAAATTATTCATCAAAAAACATATATAAAGATATTGGATAAACTTGGATTGAGACTTGAATTTGATCTAAAAATTTTAGAAGAGATTGTACTTAGATGTAGTAAAAAAGAAAATAGTATATATGCTATAAATATATCGCCTACATCCATAAGAAACCCTAGTTTTATATATAATGCTAAAAAATTTTTAAATAAAAACAAAAAAATAATTTTTATACTTAATGAACTAGATTATTATTCTCAAATAAATAAGTATAATGATACTCTACAACTCTTAAGAGAAATGGGCGTACTTATTGCCATAGATAGACTTGGAGCTATTCATACTAGTTTTTTATATTTAAGAGATTTGGATATTGATATAATAAGATATGACTCCTTTTATAAAAAAGATAGAAAATATATAGACATTATAAGAGGTTTTAACCTTATGGCACAAAAAAAGGGTTTAAAAACTTGGATAAAAATGGTAGAATCTAATGAGATTTTAGAAGAGTTAAAAGAGTTGGAGATAGACTTTATTCAGGGAAAATATCTCTCTGAGATAAAAAATGAGGAAAAAGATATATGA